A region of Subtercola boreus DNA encodes the following proteins:
- the acnA gene encoding aconitate hydratase AcnA, whose translation MSAVNSFGSKDTLTVGDKGYEVYRLDTVPGFEKLPFSLKILLENLLRTEDGANITADHIKALGSWQPTAEPDTEIQFTPARVVMQDFTGVPCIVDLATMREAVGTLGGDPTKINPLAPAELVIDHSVIADLFGSENALERNVDIEYERNGERYQFLRWGQTAFDDFKVVPPGTGIVHQVNIEYLARVIFTREVGGVLRAYPDTCVGTDSHTTMVNGLGVLGWGVGGIEAEAAMLGQPVSMLIPKVVGFKLSGTIPAGVTATDVVLTITQMVRKHGVVGKFVEFYGEGVTAVPLANRATIGNMSPEFGSTAAMFPIDEVTLDYLRLTGRSDEQVALVEAYAKLQHLWHDASVEPSFSEYLELDLSTVVPSIAGPKRPQDRVELSRAKSQFELDLNDYATQDLSRVDAALEGSFPASDPNGFTAQDEDRAHEVSHSHVSHAPGSVSKPTAVHTSAGDYTLDHGAVAVAAITSCTNTSNPSVMLAAGLLARNAVKKGLKSKPWVKTTLAPGSKVVTDYYEKAGLTGDLEALGFYTVGYGCTVCIGNTGPLIEEVTDAINKNDLAVTAVLSGNRNFEGRISPDVKMNYLASPPLVIAYALAGSMNFDFEVDPLGQDTDGNDVFLKDIWPDAAEVQETIDTSINTGMFTHEYSSVFDGDERWRSLPTPTGPTFEWDAESTYVRKPPYFDGMTIETTPVSSIVDARVLAKLGDSVTTDHISPAGNIKADSPAGKYLDAHGVDRKDYNSYGSRRGNHEIMIRGTFANIRLRNQLLDNVEGGYTRDFTQPDAPQAFIYDASQNYQEAGTPLVILGGKEYGSGSSRDWAAKGTSLLGVKAVIVESFERIHRSNLIGMGVLPLQFPAGESWASLGLDGTEVISISGVEELNEGRTPKTLHVTAVPSANSPEGKAPIEFDAVLRIDTPGEADYYRNGGILQYVLRSLVTAA comes from the coding sequence GTGTCTGCAGTAAACAGTTTTGGGTCGAAAGACACCCTCACCGTGGGAGACAAAGGGTATGAGGTCTACCGCCTCGACACCGTTCCCGGGTTCGAGAAGCTCCCGTTCAGCCTGAAGATCCTGCTCGAGAACCTGCTGCGTACCGAAGACGGTGCGAACATCACGGCAGACCACATCAAGGCCCTCGGCTCGTGGCAGCCGACCGCTGAGCCCGACACCGAGATCCAGTTCACGCCCGCCCGTGTCGTGATGCAGGACTTCACCGGCGTTCCCTGCATCGTCGACCTCGCCACCATGCGCGAAGCGGTCGGCACGCTCGGCGGCGACCCCACCAAGATCAACCCTCTGGCACCGGCCGAGCTCGTCATCGACCACTCGGTCATTGCCGACCTCTTCGGCAGCGAGAACGCGCTCGAGCGGAACGTCGACATCGAGTACGAGCGGAACGGCGAGCGGTACCAGTTCCTCCGCTGGGGCCAGACGGCGTTCGACGACTTCAAGGTCGTGCCGCCCGGAACCGGCATCGTGCACCAGGTGAACATCGAGTACCTGGCGCGCGTCATCTTCACGCGCGAGGTCGGCGGGGTTCTCCGCGCCTACCCCGACACCTGCGTCGGAACCGACTCGCACACCACGATGGTCAACGGCCTCGGCGTGCTCGGCTGGGGCGTCGGCGGCATCGAGGCCGAGGCGGCCATGCTCGGCCAGCCCGTCTCCATGCTCATCCCGAAGGTCGTGGGCTTCAAGCTCTCCGGCACGATCCCGGCGGGCGTCACCGCCACCGACGTCGTGCTCACCATCACCCAGATGGTGCGGAAGCACGGCGTCGTCGGCAAGTTCGTCGAGTTCTACGGAGAGGGCGTCACCGCCGTTCCGCTTGCGAACCGCGCCACCATCGGCAACATGAGCCCCGAGTTCGGCTCGACCGCCGCGATGTTCCCGATCGACGAAGTGACCCTCGACTACCTGCGCCTGACCGGCCGGAGCGACGAGCAGGTCGCGCTGGTCGAGGCCTACGCGAAGCTCCAGCACCTCTGGCACGACGCGTCCGTCGAGCCCTCGTTCAGCGAGTACCTCGAACTCGACCTCTCGACGGTCGTGCCGTCGATCGCGGGTCCGAAGCGCCCGCAGGACAGGGTCGAGCTCAGCCGTGCCAAGTCGCAGTTCGAACTCGACCTCAACGACTACGCCACGCAGGACCTCTCGCGGGTCGACGCGGCGCTCGAGGGATCGTTCCCTGCCTCCGACCCGAACGGGTTCACCGCGCAGGACGAGGACCGCGCCCACGAGGTCTCCCACAGCCACGTGTCGCACGCGCCCGGCAGCGTCTCGAAGCCGACCGCTGTGCACACGTCGGCCGGCGACTACACGCTCGACCACGGAGCCGTCGCGGTCGCCGCGATCACCTCCTGCACCAACACCTCCAACCCGAGCGTCATGCTCGCGGCCGGACTGCTCGCCCGCAACGCCGTGAAGAAGGGCCTGAAGTCGAAGCCGTGGGTCAAGACGACCCTGGCTCCCGGCTCGAAGGTCGTCACCGACTACTACGAGAAGGCCGGTCTCACCGGTGACCTCGAAGCGCTCGGCTTCTACACCGTCGGCTACGGCTGCACCGTCTGCATCGGCAACACCGGCCCGCTGATCGAAGAGGTCACCGACGCGATCAACAAGAACGACCTCGCCGTCACCGCCGTGCTCTCGGGCAACCGCAACTTCGAGGGTCGCATCAGCCCCGACGTGAAGATGAACTACCTCGCGTCCCCGCCACTGGTCATTGCGTACGCCCTCGCCGGGTCGATGAACTTCGACTTCGAGGTCGACCCGCTCGGCCAGGACACCGACGGCAACGATGTCTTCCTGAAGGACATCTGGCCCGACGCCGCCGAGGTGCAGGAGACGATCGACACGTCGATCAACACCGGCATGTTCACCCACGAGTACTCGAGCGTGTTCGACGGTGACGAGCGCTGGCGTTCGCTGCCGACGCCGACCGGCCCGACCTTCGAGTGGGATGCCGAGTCGACCTACGTGCGGAAGCCCCCGTACTTCGACGGCATGACCATCGAGACCACGCCTGTGTCGTCGATCGTGGATGCCCGGGTGCTCGCCAAGCTCGGCGACTCCGTCACCACCGACCACATCAGCCCCGCCGGCAACATCAAGGCCGACAGCCCTGCCGGCAAGTATCTCGACGCGCATGGTGTCGACCGCAAGGACTACAACTCCTACGGTTCGCGTCGAGGCAACCACGAGATCATGATCCGCGGCACGTTCGCGAACATCCGCCTGCGCAACCAGCTGCTGGACAACGTCGAGGGCGGCTACACCCGCGACTTCACGCAGCCGGATGCTCCCCAGGCCTTCATCTACGACGCGTCGCAGAACTACCAGGAGGCCGGCACCCCGCTCGTCATCCTGGGCGGCAAGGAGTACGGATCGGGTTCCTCCCGCGACTGGGCGGCGAAGGGCACCTCGCTTCTCGGCGTGAAGGCCGTCATCGTCGAGAGCTTCGAGCGCATCCACCGCTCGAACCTGATCGGCATGGGCGTGCTGCCGCTGCAGTTCCCCGCCGGTGAGAGCTGGGCGTCGCTCGGTCTCGACGGCACCGAGGTCATCAGCATCTCGGGCGTCGAGGAACTGAACGAGGGACGCACCCCGAAGACGCTCCACGTCACCGCGGTGCCGTCGGCGAACTCGCCCGAGGGCAAGGCGCCGATCGAGTTCGACGCCGTGCTCCGCATCGACACCCCCGGCGAGGCGGACTACTACCGCAACGGCGGCATCCTGCAGTACGTGCTGCGTTCGCTGGTCACGGCGGCGTAA